The following proteins are co-located in the Paenibacillus sp. JNUCC32 genome:
- a CDS encoding alpha/beta-type small acid-soluble spore protein: MARRSRRHRSPEMQQFMTNVMRNEGYQVDPQRQQDLKYEVAKSLGVPLKPGDNRDLTTEQAGKVGGAIGGSMVREMVRMAQENLSKR, translated from the coding sequence ATGGCAAGAAGATCACGGCGGCACCGGAGTCCCGAAATGCAGCAGTTCATGACGAACGTGATGCGAAACGAAGGCTATCAAGTCGACCCGCAGCGGCAGCAGGACCTCAAATATGAGGTGGCCAAATCACTCGGCGTACCGCTGAAACCCGGCGACAACAGAGACCTGACCACCGAACAGGCGGGTAAAGTCGGCGGTGCCATCGGCGGTTCCATGGTTCGGGAAATGGTTCGTATGGCGCAAGAAAACCTCAGCAAGCGTTAG
- the yycI gene encoding two-component system regulatory protein YycI, whose product MDWGRAKNVLIYAFLLLNLVLGYQLWMDYREQVGSNLDFTSLSESTQQVMEENGIQLLSPIPTETPQLPKINYIYSAEAQGEPVGLEQPVDTKLIYADEKELRNALEGKIADLGNYRHDEPSDKENVFIFRPLVQKEWPLFNVELEFIHEAQKIHAFREPVFEILPSSDMEEQKVLPASKALETLIERNFIPPDSAVRDIQLGYYGQLFNTEDQLAAPTWRFTLDHGEMIYVQGISGDVLTPKSDTTKE is encoded by the coding sequence ATGGATTGGGGCCGTGCCAAAAATGTTCTGATTTACGCGTTTTTGCTGCTGAATCTAGTACTGGGCTATCAGCTCTGGATGGATTACCGCGAGCAGGTCGGCTCCAATCTGGATTTCACCTCGCTTTCCGAGAGCACCCAGCAGGTGATGGAGGAGAATGGGATTCAATTGCTGAGTCCGATCCCGACGGAAACGCCGCAGCTGCCCAAAATTAATTATATCTACAGCGCGGAAGCCCAGGGCGAGCCGGTAGGGCTGGAGCAGCCGGTGGACACGAAGCTGATTTATGCCGATGAGAAGGAATTGCGCAATGCGCTGGAAGGCAAGATTGCGGATCTCGGGAACTATCGCCATGACGAGCCGTCGGACAAGGAGAATGTCTTCATATTCCGGCCGTTGGTGCAGAAGGAATGGCCGCTGTTTAACGTGGAGTTGGAGTTTATCCATGAAGCCCAGAAGATTCATGCGTTTCGCGAACCTGTGTTTGAGATTCTGCCAAGCAGCGATATGGAGGAACAGAAGGTTCTGCCTGCATCGAAGGCCTTGGAAACCCTTATCGAACGTAATTTCATCCCGCCTGATTCGGCGGTACGCGATATTCAGCTTGGTTATTATGGGCAGTTGTTTAATACAGAGGATCAGTTGGCAGCACCGACCTGGCGGTTTACGCTGGATCATGGCGAGATGATCTATGTGCAGGGCATCAGCGGGGATGTGCTGACGCCAAAAAGCGATACGACAAAGGAGTAA
- a CDS encoding GTPase, which translates to MDDYGKAWEEEIKRAADEAYEKEMDEINRQLKQEILIALIGDVNTGKSSTMNRIVGEEVAGVGAEPGETTEIHPHKYKDHISFIDTPGLNDVNTANSEVTLNYYKQADIVLFFLNAAGTVFSEAEKKSFQKIQGVNSNILIVLNKIDAADEIDRLVARIRKETGGRYEVVPVSSRTGQNIDRLRSSILEMLKKKSKDILFAKSIKEKSATANGWIIGASISAGAVGASPIPGSDIIPITGIQVSLLTRLAVLYNKPISKETAKELVIATIFGNIGKSIFRQIVKVFPGAGSVAGATVAGATTLALGYAVKYAYEHNIEINTANITKLYKKFREKAETEPDSESKSESK; encoded by the coding sequence ATGGATGACTACGGAAAAGCTTGGGAGGAAGAGATCAAGAGGGCAGCCGATGAGGCCTACGAGAAGGAAATGGATGAAATCAACCGCCAGTTGAAGCAGGAAATCCTCATTGCGCTGATTGGCGACGTGAATACGGGCAAGTCTTCCACCATGAACCGGATCGTGGGCGAAGAGGTGGCCGGCGTCGGGGCAGAGCCTGGGGAAACGACGGAAATTCATCCGCACAAGTACAAGGACCATATATCCTTTATCGATACACCCGGATTGAATGATGTGAACACCGCCAATTCGGAGGTGACCTTGAATTACTATAAACAGGCGGATATCGTGCTGTTCTTTCTGAACGCTGCAGGCACCGTCTTCTCGGAGGCGGAGAAGAAGTCGTTTCAGAAAATTCAAGGCGTTAACTCGAACATCCTTATCGTGCTGAACAAAATCGACGCCGCGGATGAAATCGATCGCCTGGTGGCGCGTATCCGGAAGGAGACCGGAGGGCGCTATGAGGTTGTGCCGGTGTCCTCACGGACGGGCCAGAACATCGATCGGCTGCGGAGCAGCATTTTGGAGATGCTTAAAAAAAAGTCTAAAGACATCCTCTTTGCCAAAAGCATCAAGGAAAAGTCGGCGACTGCCAACGGGTGGATCATCGGTGCCTCGATCTCGGCGGGAGCGGTAGGCGCATCCCCCATCCCGGGGTCGGATATCATTCCGATTACCGGCATTCAAGTGAGTCTGCTTACCCGGCTTGCGGTGCTGTACAATAAGCCGATCAGCAAGGAGACGGCGAAGGAGCTCGTCATTGCCACGATATTCGGGAATATCGGGAAGAGCATTTTCCGGCAGATCGTGAAGGTGTTCCCTGGCGCGGGATCGGTCGCCGGAGCGACGGTAGCGGGTGCTACGACCTTGGCGCTGGGATATGCAGTGAAATACGCTTACGAGCACAACATCGAGATCAATACGGCGAATATTACAAAGCTCTATAAGAAATTCAGAGAGAAGGCCGAGACGGAACCGGATTCGGAATCCAAGTCCGAGTCGAAGTAA
- a CDS encoding S1C family serine protease yields MGLFDDDFYSTKISRRSKNTSEDRSERTKWRSTRRRKGLSTFQISAISSVCSALIAVMLFSFITGHPATSSPITMINGSHQLSTSDGDPYERIISAAQKVRPAVVSVLTHKETPLPEEEGIEGEGLEEESGTLPEDEGDFELPEGFDFGDDFDFGEDFGGSQEDALGSGVIFKKLEGKAFVITNNHVVEGADSLEVVLVGGEKKKATLVGTDNVSDIAVLSIDSKGIGEVAEFGDSSKLRLGETVIAIGNPLGLGDTLTSGIVSYTNRIIPVSLNQDGIYDWEQEVIQTDAAINEGNSGGALVDLNGKVIGINTMKIADTGVEGLGFAIPVNEITEVVTELMLKGHIARPYLGVYTVDLSNPYAPLSKKEKEDLKLPKTVTEGVVVLDALGPALDAGLQLNDVIVKLDGKPITTTLELRKHLYYNTKVGGDLNVTFYRDGKLQSLKVKLEEKPGE; encoded by the coding sequence ATGGGATTGTTTGACGATGATTTCTATTCAACTAAAATTTCCAGACGGAGCAAAAATACCAGCGAGGACCGATCTGAGCGAACGAAGTGGCGGTCCACCCGCCGCAGGAAGGGTTTATCCACATTCCAGATTTCCGCGATCAGTTCCGTGTGCAGCGCCTTGATTGCGGTGATGCTGTTCAGCTTCATTACAGGTCATCCTGCGACGTCGTCACCGATTACCATGATCAATGGCAGTCATCAGCTGTCCACGTCGGATGGGGATCCTTATGAACGGATTATTAGCGCTGCCCAGAAGGTGCGTCCTGCGGTTGTCAGCGTATTGACGCACAAAGAGACTCCGCTACCTGAAGAGGAAGGGATCGAGGGTGAAGGTCTGGAAGAGGAATCCGGCACGCTGCCTGAGGATGAGGGCGACTTCGAGCTTCCGGAAGGGTTCGACTTCGGCGATGATTTTGATTTCGGCGAAGATTTCGGCGGCTCGCAAGAGGATGCCCTTGGATCTGGCGTCATCTTCAAGAAACTCGAGGGCAAAGCCTTCGTGATTACGAATAACCATGTGGTGGAAGGCGCCGATTCCCTGGAGGTTGTGCTGGTAGGTGGCGAGAAGAAAAAAGCGACCTTGGTCGGCACGGACAACGTCAGCGATATTGCCGTTCTGTCGATTGACAGCAAAGGCATCGGCGAGGTTGCCGAATTTGGAGACTCCTCCAAGCTTCGTCTCGGCGAAACGGTCATCGCCATCGGCAACCCGCTGGGTTTGGGCGATACGCTGACCTCCGGGATTGTCAGCTATACCAACCGCATCATTCCGGTATCCCTGAACCAGGACGGCATTTACGACTGGGAGCAGGAGGTCATCCAGACCGACGCAGCCATTAACGAGGGCAACAGCGGAGGCGCTTTGGTGGACCTGAACGGTAAAGTCATCGGCATCAACACGATGAAGATTGCCGACACCGGCGTCGAAGGACTCGGGTTCGCGATTCCGGTCAACGAAATTACGGAGGTCGTAACCGAGCTGATGCTGAAGGGGCATATTGCCCGCCCTTATCTCGGCGTATACACCGTCGACTTGAGCAATCCGTATGCTCCGCTGAGCAAGAAGGAGAAGGAGGATCTCAAGCTGCCGAAGACGGTAACCGAAGGCGTGGTCGTGCTGGATGCGCTTGGCCCTGCGCTGGATGCCGGTCTGCAGCTGAACGACGTGATCGTGAAGCTGGATGGCAAACCGATTACAACGACGCTCGAGCTCCGCAAGCACCTGTACTACAACACGAAGGTGGGCGGAGACCTAAACGTGACCTTCTATCGTGACGGCAAGCTGCAGTCGCTGAAGGTCAAGCTGGAAGAGAAGCCTGGAGAATAA
- a CDS encoding MBL fold metallo-hydrolase translates to MGISFSVLSSGSTGNATIVRNEDTTLLIDAGLSARRIDELLKEREMMGEEIDGILVTHEHSDHIRGLGAVARKYNLPIYANEKTWEAMSKSLGKIAEENRIVLESHEVKDFGTLRVEPFEISHDAAAPVGYCFYDGDEKLGVATDLGYVSDKVKKALDGSDVLVLEANHDIEMLRMGRYPWNTKRRILGDMGHLSNNSAGDALSELLTGDTKRTYLAHLSLDHNMMDLARMTVRDTMEDRGCFFKDSEFKLCDTYYDRPTPWDKVGE, encoded by the coding sequence ATGGGGATTTCATTTTCCGTGCTGTCGAGCGGCTCAACGGGCAATGCGACCATTGTCCGCAATGAGGATACGACACTGCTGATCGATGCGGGCCTAAGTGCAAGGCGCATCGATGAGCTGTTGAAGGAACGCGAAATGATGGGAGAAGAAATCGACGGAATCCTGGTCACGCATGAGCATTCGGATCATATCCGGGGGCTTGGCGCGGTGGCGCGCAAATACAATCTGCCGATCTATGCGAATGAGAAGACGTGGGAAGCGATGAGCAAGTCGCTGGGCAAGATTGCGGAAGAGAACCGGATTGTGCTGGAGAGTCATGAGGTCAAGGATTTTGGCACGCTGCGGGTGGAGCCGTTTGAAATATCCCATGACGCTGCGGCACCGGTCGGTTACTGCTTCTATGACGGCGACGAGAAGCTGGGCGTTGCCACGGACCTCGGTTATGTCAGCGACAAGGTGAAGAAAGCGCTGGATGGATCGGATGTGCTGGTGCTGGAAGCCAATCACGATATCGAGATGCTCCGGATGGGACGGTATCCGTGGAATACCAAGCGCCGGATTCTCGGCGATATGGGGCATTTGTCGAATAATTCGGCAGGCGATGCGTTAAGCGAATTGCTGACGGGCGATACCAAACGGACGTATCTGGCCCATCTCAGCCTGGATCATAACATGATGGACCTGGCAAGAATGACCGTACGCGACACGATGGAAGACCGCGGCTGCTTCTTCAAGGACAGCGAGTTTAAATTGTGCGATACGTATTATGACCGTCCGACCCCTTGGGATAAAGTCGGGGAATAG
- a CDS encoding CxxH/CxxC protein: MYVVCKEHVELAIENFVDEYEDAPDIVDLKETEFSDWDPPVKCAECEKHAEFLIV; this comes from the coding sequence ATGTACGTCGTATGCAAGGAACATGTGGAACTAGCGATCGAAAATTTCGTGGATGAATATGAGGATGCCCCGGATATTGTTGATCTGAAGGAGACCGAGTTTTCGGACTGGGACCCACCGGTGAAGTGCGCGGAGTGCGAGAAGCATGCTGAATTTTTAATTGTGTAA